In the Panthera uncia isolate 11264 chromosome B1, Puncia_PCG_1.0, whole genome shotgun sequence genome, CAGTTATTTCCAGCAGATCctatattttaatgcttttaatagAAGTTGCCAGTAGCGCTTGTAAGTAAAGTATGGCAATGTTAGATCAAATTGGGTtggtagttttttctttttaatggattgCATGGAGTGAATATCTTGGGTGCCTCATCTGTGGCCCGGAGTCTGAACTTTAAGGTCCCCATGGGCATGTTTGTTCCTTGTTCATGTGAGTGTATTTTAGGGAAGAAAACTGTGCTCAGTctcttatttttggaagagattagACTCTATGGAGTTGGTACATTTTAGCTTCATCCATAGGGTTTGTCTTTTTAGGGCAAAGTAAGAAAGGATCAAAATGTTGATTAGGTGAAAAATTGTTATACTAAATTAATCTAACCTTATCTGGTGTTATTCTCCATTTTATTGGTGTTTCTCCCTAATGGTATTAAAGTATCCTTCACTTGGCTAGTCTTAATTACACTGACATTATATGTTCTCCCTTTCTTATTCTCAGAAATGGTACCATTTCATCCTGGATGAGATACTTAATTCTGGATGAAATACATCTAGTTTTGTATATGCTGTTAAATATTTGGCTAGTACCCCGTCTTGCTAGCATAGGAGTTCatcttgaatatttttccataatgaGTGTAATAGATGTTTGTTAAAGGAGATTAACAACTTACCAAGTTCCACTTCCACGTATTACTCTTTTTAaggtggaaaaatattttattcaataaatttattttcctttcaccaAGTATTTGATAATTATTATGGAGGCACTATTTTAATAGCTGGACTTATTTGAAAGGTATTGTGGTTTGACAGTCTTCATGAATTCTAGAATAAGCTTTTTCCctgtttgctattttatttttcccctcattaaaaaaagaatatttatttaaattcaagttagttaacatacagtgtagtattggtttcagaagtagaactcagtgatttatcacttacatacaacacccagtgcttatcccaagtgccctccttgatgcccatcacctatctagcccatcccccacccacctccccaccagcaatcctcagtttgttctctgtatttaagagtcttagggtttgcctccctctctgctttttatcttatttttccttcccttcccctgtattcttctgttgtatttcttaaattccacatatgagtgaaatcatacgatatttgttttttttctcattttaacatGTCATGTCAAATTCAACTTACTATgcagtttggggttttgttgtcagtaaacattttttattgaagtatagttgatatataaTGTTacgttaatttcaggtgtatagaatacatttttaaacagtatTATATTGAGGTTCAATTTACACATGTGAAAATGCATACATGTATCTGAAGTGTACAGGTCAGTGACTTCACATGGTTTCTCCTGTTTGACTGCCACCTGGAGGAAGAACTGAAACATTTCTACACCCTCAGAAAAGTTTTCCCCTTACCCTTTCCAGTCAGTACTCCCTCATAGTCTATCTACCCCCAACTGATACTCTGACTTCTATCAAAAAGATTActgtaatatttttctataaaatgtttttgaCATTCATCCCATGCTGCTTTATcagaactttgtttttattgctgggtAGTAATCAATTGTGTGCCTCACTACTCTAAAAAAGGTcccttgtggggcgcctgggtgactcagtcggttaagcatctgactttggctcaggtcatgaactagtggtttgtgggttcaagccccacattgggctctgtgctgacagctcagagcctggagcctgcttcagattctgtgtctccctctttctctgttccttccccgctcttactctgtctctgtcaaaaataaataaaggttataaAGGTCCCTTGCTATTCTTTCCAGATTCTTGATAAAAACATGTAAAGCATATAAAAAAACTTTCTCCTTTTGAATTTGCTGTATACCTTTAAGttaatttgggaagaataaaATAGGCATCTGATACAtgtataaagatgaaaaacagataaatattatTAGAATTGGAAAGGAATTAAGTTAAAATCATTGATACAAggcaaaaaattatatttacctAGGTACTAATAAACTATAAAGTTTTGATTAAATCTTCTAATACAAGCAAGATTTAatgtcaagaaaataaaactgaggggAAGGAATGGAGCAAGTAAACTTTGCCATCaaaatttaaacagatttttatgAACTCCCTTTCTCTGACCATTTCATATGTAGAGGCTAGCACTTTGATGCTTGCTATGTAAATACCCTTATTAGTTAGGAGTTATACAATGGTGATATTTCTATTAGcacaaatgttttcataaaaagaTAAACTTCATTCATCAGCTATTAGAGGTAGGGTTTAAATGGAAAAGAGGAtagaggtgtctgggtgactcagttaagcgtctgactgttgattttggctcaggtcaatctcctggtcgtgagattgaacctcgagttgggctctgcactcagcgcagggcctgcttgggatattctctctctctctctctctctctctctctctctgtctctctgtctctctgtctctctttctttttcttactctctcactctctctccctctctttctctctcaaaataaataaataaacttaaaaaaatggaaaggcagGATAAACACATGAATCTTGCCTTTTGTTTACCCATACTAAATTACCGGTTCTGAAAGTGATGATTTATAGGTAATGTATTTGGACTGCTTGACTCTTTGCTCCAGactaagtgctttatatagattaaattattttatagctCACAGCACTTAaagtattttacagataaggacattGAACCTTACAGTTTTCAGTACGTTGCTTAATATCTCAGTGAGTTGGAAAAGAGCCCATATTTATTTGATCTCCCAGATAGTCTCATTCtagaaaaagttcttttttttttaatagtttatatatttattttgagagagtatgaatggggaaggggcagagagaggaagaaagagaatcccaagcaggctccacactgtcaacgcggtgcccagtgtggggcatcatcccatgaactgtgagatcatgacctgagaagtcaaaagtggactcttaaccaactgaatgacccaggtgcccctctagaaAAAATCCTTAACCATTATGTCACctatctttccccattctgtgTCTATATATGTTAAGCAAATGTTTATCTCCACTGAGGTCATTTATGGAGAGGACAAGAAAGGGCCAAGTAATGCAGCATGTTGTAGAAACCTCTATTTATGAATCTCTTAGTGGACTAATGTGGAAAATGAGTTGTCCAATTAGCTATATAGCCAATCTGATATACCTggataagtttttgtttttgtgattatttttatcatcagacatttttttaatcatgtaaaGCTTACCATGGTTTTACTTAATGTCTGAGAAATTTGCTTTATGAAAAAATTAGATTTGCTATGAATTTGATAATGTTTGAGAGATGAATTTTCATAAATgtcaatttccatttttctactaTGCATTCCATTGGACCAGTGGGGTATGGATACCATTTGGTAATATTTACTAGAGTGTGATCTAGATGGGTATGTATTCAGGTAGAATGTGTTAATCTTACACCtttaatttgggggtgggggtggttttGGTTTTGTATGTACCTGTGATCTGTGATCATGActttcttcaattattttacaTACCATATCTATTTGTATGCCCTTTCTCATTTATGTAgtttctttgttcgtttgttaGAAGAAGGtagggaaaaattaagaaagggtTTCTGGCTttactatatttttgctttaaaataacacTTCTGGCTGGAAGAACTTGCTGAGTGAAACTTTACTTTTGCAGGGATGGACAAAAGagttaaatttaaagaaaaggccTTTTGCTCCCTGAGGCCAAAACTTTTGTTTTACAACTTCTACATGGAAGATCTGGGAATATAGCCTGGAGTGTAAGATCTTTCTTTTGAAGTCTCAAGATTTATCTTCAAAATGGATGGGAATTTTACATTCTGCtccattatacatttgttttaactgaacataaaacatttaaaattatcttttctctttgagTGCCCTTGTCCCAAAATTCACATCCAGAACCCAACTAACTTTGCCAATAATTGTTGTGTACTTCTTGATGAATTGCTGTTCTCCTATAGTGTTTGAGAGCTCTAGCTTCATGAACTTTTTAGAAGATGATGCTTAAATGAGATCATTGTTCCTGCATTTGGTGTGAGAATTAATGTCAAGGGGTAGAGAAAAGATCTACAAATAAATATGGTAAATGTAAAGTGCATGATACAGTCTTTTCAATGaatagtttttgtgtgtgttttttaaacatatatccAATTccctatattttaataaaaacttgaattcATTTCTTAATCTCTGTCCTCTCTAACATCTCTTGTTTACCTTTAGGTGAGAAGCCATTTAAATGTGATCAGTGCAGTTATGTGGCCTCTAATCAACATGAAGTAACCCGCCATGCAAGACAGGTTCATAATGGGCCTAAACCTCTTAACTGTCCACATTGTGACTACAAAACAGCAGATAGAAGTAACTTCAAAAAACATGTAGAGCTACATGTGAATCCACGGCAGTTCAATTGTCCTGTATGCGACTATGCAGCTTCTAAGAAGTGTAATCTGCAGTATCATTTCAAATCTAAGCATCCTACTTGTCCTAATAAAACAATGGATGTCTCAAAAGTGaaactaaagaaaaccaaaaagcgAGAGGCTGACTTGCCTGATAACAACATTAccaatgaaaaaacagaaatagaacagacaaaaataaagggGGATGTGGCTGGAAAGAAGAATGAGAAGTCTGtaaaagtggagaaaaaagataatgtttcaaaagagaaaaagtctTGTAGTAATGCTTCAATCCAAGTGACTACCAGAACTCGCAAATCAGCAATGGAAACTAAAGAAATGGATGTGCACGCAGGAAATAATTCAGAAGCAACCTGTAAAACCAAGAAAGGCAAAAGGAAGATGGAAGCTGAAGCCCATCCCTTACAAGATCCTGTTAACGAGGAGGAACctgtgacaaaaaagaaaaagaaggcagaaagcaaATCCAAAAATAATCAGGAAGTGCCAAAAGGTGACAACAAAGTAGaggagaataaaaagcaaaatacctGCAtgaagaaaagtacaaagaagaaaactctgaaaaataagtCAAGTAAAAAAAGCAGCAAGCCTGCTCAGAAGGAGGTTGCTCAGAAAGGGCCTGCTCAGACGGAGCCCTCTCCCAGGGGGCCTGCACAGACAGAGCCTTCTCCCAGGGGGCCTGCTCAGACGGAGTCTTCTCCCAGGGGGCCTGTGCAGATGGAGCCTTCTCCCAGGGGGCCTGCTCACCGGGGGCCTGCTCAGATGGAGCCTTCTCCCAGGGGGCCTGCACAGACAGAGCCTTCTCCCAGGGGGCCTGCTCAGACGGAGCCTTCTCCAAGGGGGCCTGGGCAGACGGAGCCACCTCCTGTCCCAGAGCCTGCTCAGACGGATATGGGTCAGAGGGAGCCGCCTCCTGCCACAGAGCCTGCTCCAACAGAGTCCCCTCCTTCTGTGGGGCCTGCTCAGATGGAGGTAGTTCAGATGGAGCCTCCTCCCACAGAGCCTCCTCTTCACATGGAACCAATTCCCAAAAAGTCTCCTcgaaaagataataaaaaggaaaagtccCACACGCAGAGTGAAATGGCACAGAAGGAGCAAGTCCTTATTGAAGTTGGCTTAGTGCCTGTTACAGATAGCCAGCTTCTAAAGGAAAGTGTGGGTGCGAGAGATCTCTTGCCACCATCAACACCACTGCCAAaggaaaacttaacagaagaggAGTCAAAAGACCAAAAATTATTCACCGAAGACGAAGGAAATAAAGAAGCCCCTcttcaaaaagaagtaaaagaggcAGATAAAAGTCTAGCTGGTGTTGCTGCTATTATCAATGAATCTGCTAATATTTCATCCTCTGAACAAAACTTGAATATGCCAGAGGGTGAAACTTCAGATGGTGAGTGTCAGGCTGGCGCAGTGCTTTGTGAAATGGAAATGGACACTGatgagaacaaaacagagaatccCCCTGGCAAAGACTCAGCAGTTGAAGAACAAATGTCACCACTGCTGCTTCCCCTAGCAATAGAAAACCATGAAGCAGTGTCCAAAACTACTGCGACATCACCTCCTGTCACCACGGCAGTAAATGAGTCTCAGGAAATGGATGAAGACGAAGGCATCCATAGTCATGATGGAAGTGATCTAAGTGACAACATGTCAGAGGGTAGTGATGATTCTGGATTGAATGGGGCCCGGCCAGTTCCACAAGAAACCAGCAGGAAAAATGCTAAGGAGGCCTTGGCAGGCAAAGTGGCTGAGGGAGATTTTGTTTGTATCTTCTGTGATCGTTCTTTTCGAAAGGAAAAAGATTATAGCAAGCACCTCAATCGCCATTTGGTTAATGTATACTTCCTTGAAAAAGCAGCTAAAGGGCAGGAATAATTAAACGTAGGATAAGGCTTCAGTTCTTAGTTTATAAGATCTAttacatttaatattcatttatagtTATAGAcaacgttttattttttaaattgctttaattaGTGTCCAATGTTGATTTTTAAGTGGCACTCTTTTTCTTAGGATTCTGTACACCTATTGATGGGTAAATTTTAGCATATCCAAGGAAGTTAGTGTACTAAACCAGCAGACTCCTAAATCTGTTAGTTTATACATTTAATTGAAATGAGAAGGCCAAGGTGGTATTGTAGCATTCCGTTGCTTTGTCTGGCTGTAATTTGTCACTTTTCTCGCCATGTCTGTCGTCTTGTTTCACTTTAGTGTTTTCTTAGTTCCTGGTTTAGCGCTATAAAAATTGGCATACGTAAATAGCAAATTACTTGAAAAATTTGCCTGCTTTATATAAAGTtagcactttaaaatttttttagagatgagaagagacatttaaattgaagaaaaattctCCCAACAGTGGACATTGTATCAGTCCAGGTATTTACTTCCTGAATTTTGATCAATAtttcttatttgtgtgtgttaattgtcataaaaacaatgattttggtgtgtgtggttttttggggttttttttgttttttttgtttttggttttttttttggtgctttaATGGCTTAAGATGTTgcacattgttgtttttttttaacctatgcagttcaatttttttctagaaatag is a window encoding:
- the REST gene encoding RE1-silencing transcription factor, encoding MATQVMGQSSGGGGLFTSSGNIGMALPNDMYDLHDLSKAELAAPQLIMLANVALTGEVNGSCCDYLVGEERQMAELMPVGDNNFSDSDGEGLEESAEIKGEPSGLENMELESLELSVVEPQPVFEVSAAPEIYSSNKDLPPETSGAEDKCKNLKSKPFRCKPCQYEAESEEQFVHHIRVHSAKKFFVEESAEKQAKARESGSSTTEEGDFSKGPIRCDRCGYNTNRYDHYTAHLKHHTRAGDNERVYKCIICTYTTVSEYHWRKHLRNHFPRKVYTCGKCNYFSDRKNNYVQHVRTHTGERPYKCELCPYSSSQKTHLTRHMRTHSGEKPFKCDQCSYVASNQHEVTRHARQVHNGPKPLNCPHCDYKTADRSNFKKHVELHVNPRQFNCPVCDYAASKKCNLQYHFKSKHPTCPNKTMDVSKVKLKKTKKREADLPDNNITNEKTEIEQTKIKGDVAGKKNEKSVKVEKKDNVSKEKKSCSNASIQVTTRTRKSAMETKEMDVHAGNNSEATCKTKKGKRKMEAEAHPLQDPVNEEEPVTKKKKKAESKSKNNQEVPKGDNKVEENKKQNTCMKKSTKKKTLKNKSSKKSSKPAQKEVAQKGPAQTEPSPRGPAQTEPSPRGPAQTESSPRGPVQMEPSPRGPAHRGPAQMEPSPRGPAQTEPSPRGPAQTEPSPRGPGQTEPPPVPEPAQTDMGQREPPPATEPAPTESPPSVGPAQMEVVQMEPPPTEPPLHMEPIPKKSPRKDNKKEKSHTQSEMAQKEQVLIEVGLVPVTDSQLLKESVGARDLLPPSTPLPKENLTEEESKDQKLFTEDEGNKEAPLQKEVKEADKSLAGVAAIINESANISSSEQNLNMPEGETSDGECQAGAVLCEMEMDTDENKTENPPGKDSAVEEQMSPLLLPLAIENHEAVSKTTATSPPVTTAVNESQEMDEDEGIHSHDGSDLSDNMSEGSDDSGLNGARPVPQETSRKNAKEALAGKVAEGDFVCIFCDRSFRKEKDYSKHLNRHLVNVYFLEKAAKGQE